The Micromonospora krabiensis genome window below encodes:
- a CDS encoding cold-shock protein, giving the protein MAQGTVKWFNAEKGYGFIAVDGGQDVFVHFSAIEMDGYKALDDGQRVEFEIAQGQKGPQAERVRVIG; this is encoded by the coding sequence GTGGCACAGGGCACCGTGAAGTGGTTCAACGCCGAAAAGGGCTACGGCTTCATCGCCGTCGACGGCGGGCAGGATGTCTTCGTCCACTTCTCCGCGATCGAGATGGACGGCTACAAGGCGTTGGACGACGGCCAGCGGGTCGAGTTCGAGATCGCCCAGGGCCAGAAGGGCCCGCAGGCCGAGCGCGTGCGCGTCATCGGCTGA